GTGCCGGGGCGTTCGCCGATGATGTGCAGAATCGCCCGGTTGTCCGCAAGACCGCCGAACAGCATTTCGCCGATCCGATAGCCGGCGCGGACACGCCCCGACCGAACGACGATGTTCTGCTCCGCTGGCCGAAAACCGGCTGCCTGCAACTGAGATCGGAGTTCTTTCAGAAATGGTTCCAGCTGCCCTTCATCCATGATCGACAGCGCATTCAAGCCGTCGGAGATCACGATCTGTACGTTATACTTGTCGCCGTGCTGTTGTCGCAGTTGTTGAACCGCGGTCTGAGATTCTTTCGAAAGCTGCTCACCTGTGGTGGGATGCAGAATGTATTCCAGCCGGTCGTTGGACTGTGTCTTGACGGGAAGCACACTCGGCACGCCGGCAACAAAGGCGGGACTCAACTCGGCCCAGATACTTTTCTTGGCGTCCTGATAGATCTGGTCGATCTCGATTTTCAATGCCGGATTCAACTCAGAAGGTTTCTGTCCAAATCCTTCCGCGATGAACACACCCCGCTTGCGGATCTCTGCTAACTGCTGACGGCCCGCTTTGATTATCGCGGCGTCACTCCGCGTATCTCCCTTCTTACGGCGATATTGCAGATACACCCACGTCGGATCGCCGAAGTGTTTTGTCGGTTTGCCGTCGGCGTCGATCACACCCAGTTTCTGAAAGAAGGCCCACATCGCATCGTTGACCCGCGTGCCGAATTTTTCACGAATCCGCACATGATCTTGAAATCCCGTGGTCAGGTAACCGAGCATCGGGTCAATCTTCGTCGGTAGTGCCATCAGATAGGCGGGATTGGCGGGCATAATCTGATCCAGACACCAGTCCAGGTCATCCAGCGACACGTCCATATGCAGCGTCGAACAGACATCCAGGCCAATCGTCAAGCCATGCAGTTTGCCCATCACGATGTCTTCCAGACAGCAGCGCACTAACTGCTCCCGCGTGCGAAAGACTTCCGGTCCGATGAACCCGGCCACATCATTCAAGTGCACCCAGGGGGCCGGTGTTTTGCCTGCTGCTTTTTGAGCCGCAGCGACTTCGTGGGTCAATGCACGGGCGAAGCCGTATTTCCGCGACTCGTGCAGTACCATATCAAAACCGTGACTATGACCGTTGGTGAAGTCGGCCCCTTGCCCGGTTTCGAAATACAAGCCATATTTCCCCGTCCGCGAGCGGGCATAGTCGCGCATCTTTTTCAGACTGATGTCGAACGTCTTATTCGCGTCATCACTGCCGGCAATACTTTGAAACCAGAGGGCCGTGCTCCCCGGACTCTGACGTTCCACCTCTGCCTGCACGTCAATATGCGACAGCACACAATGCGGCATCACATCCTCAACCCCAAACGTGACCAGCAGATCACGCAGAACCAGTTCCACCGCCCGCACCGATTCGGGCTCACTGGATACCGGATTCGTCCCCAGCACGACATCACCCACTGCATAAGACCAGCCGTCCAGAACCTGCCAGAAAATATCGTCCGGATTGTCAGTGGGTGAGTTGGGTTGAATCCGTGCTCCCAGATAGCCCTTTGCACCAATCTGACTGCCGGGCAGCGGATTAAAGACTTTCGCGCCCACGGCAATCAATTCCTGTTGACTCATCAACTTGACGACACAGCCAATCACATCACTGGAAAGCCCTGGTGCCACCGCTTTGATGGCCGCTTCTTTTTGCGTGAGCAGAAGCTGTTTCAATTCGCCGACCGTCATTTTCGCGGCACGATCATGTGCCTCGGGTGACTGTCCCTTTACAATCATTTGATGCAGCTCGTCCTCAAAAACAGGATGCGCATTCAGATCTTGAATCCGGGTCCGTTCAATCAGTTGCCGGGCGTTGTCTCGAGATTGATCATCGATGGCCGCCACGCCGATCATCTGATCGCCTTCCTTGAATTCATTCGCTGCACCAAGGACCTGCCGATACAGTGTGGGATCGAATGCTCCTTTGACGCGCTCGATGTACGCGAAGAGAT
This window of the Gimesia fumaroli genome carries:
- the eutB gene encoding ethanolamine ammonia-lyase subunit EutB; this encodes MMGAPFALTLSLTQTRKITGGETRVVGVSIPVIQEGEDLFAYIERVKGAFDPTLYRQVLGAANEFKEGDQMIGVAAIDDQSRDNARQLIERTRIQDLNAHPVFEDELHQMIVKGQSPEAHDRAAKMTVGELKQLLLTQKEAAIKAVAPGLSSDVIGCVVKLMSQQELIAVGAKVFNPLPGSQIGAKGYLGARIQPNSPTDNPDDIFWQVLDGWSYAVGDVVLGTNPVSSEPESVRAVELVLRDLLVTFGVEDVMPHCVLSHIDVQAEVERQSPGSTALWFQSIAGSDDANKTFDISLKKMRDYARSRTGKYGLYFETGQGADFTNGHSHGFDMVLHESRKYGFARALTHEVAAAQKAAGKTPAPWVHLNDVAGFIGPEVFRTREQLVRCCLEDIVMGKLHGLTIGLDVCSTLHMDVSLDDLDWCLDQIMPANPAYLMALPTKIDPMLGYLTTGFQDHVRIREKFGTRVNDAMWAFFQKLGVIDADGKPTKHFGDPTWVYLQYRRKKGDTRSDAAIIKAGRQQLAEIRKRGVFIAEGFGQKPSELNPALKIEIDQIYQDAKKSIWAELSPAFVAGVPSVLPVKTQSNDRLEYILHPTTGEQLSKESQTAVQQLRQQHGDKYNVQIVISDGLNALSIMDEGQLEPFLKELRSQLQAAGFRPAEQNIVVRSGRVRAGYRIGEMLFGGLADNRAILHIIGERPGTGHHTFSVYMTSPTGAVWGQAGQVDHNITRVVSGIATTALKPTKAAQDTVRILQQMNLG